One genomic region from Arthrobacter sp. YN encodes:
- the ftsE gene encoding cell division ATP-binding protein FtsE — MIRFENVTKVYEQNARPALDSVSLEINRGEFTFLVGASGSGKSTFLRLILKEDKASSGSVYVAGQNVANISSWRVPKLRRGIGVVFQDFRLLPQKNVFANVAFAMQVIGKSRSIIRETVPEVLKTVGLEGKERRMPHELSGGEQQRVAIARAVVNRPGILLADEPTGNLDPITSMGIMGVLDKINQNGTTVVMATHDDDIVNEMRRRVVELKNGKVIRDEAKALYTSMIPVVGESRRLRDASGEELNRAQGAQL, encoded by the coding sequence ATGATCAGATTTGAGAATGTCACCAAGGTCTACGAGCAGAATGCCCGACCGGCGCTCGACTCTGTCAGCCTTGAGATCAACCGCGGCGAATTCACCTTCCTCGTAGGTGCGTCGGGCTCAGGCAAGTCCACCTTTCTTCGCTTGATCCTGAAGGAAGATAAAGCCTCGTCCGGGTCTGTGTATGTTGCCGGGCAGAACGTTGCCAACATTTCGAGCTGGCGTGTACCCAAGCTTCGACGCGGCATCGGCGTGGTGTTCCAGGACTTCCGCCTGCTCCCGCAGAAGAATGTCTTCGCCAACGTTGCCTTCGCGATGCAGGTGATTGGCAAGAGCCGTTCGATCATCCGCGAAACAGTTCCTGAGGTCCTGAAGACCGTGGGCCTGGAGGGCAAGGAACGCCGCATGCCCCACGAACTTTCCGGTGGCGAGCAGCAGCGCGTGGCGATCGCCCGCGCCGTCGTCAACCGTCCCGGCATCCTGCTGGCGGACGAACCGACCGGCAACCTGGACCCCATCACCTCGATGGGAATCATGGGAGTCCTGGACAAGATCAACCAGAACGGCACCACAGTAGTCATGGCAACCCACGACGACGACATCGTCAATGAAATGCGCCGCCGCGTGGTGGAGCTCAAGAACGGCAAGGTCATTCGAGACGAAGCCAAGGCGCTCTACACCTCGATGATTCCGGTGGTTGGCGAATCGCGCCGCCTGCGGGATGCCAGCGGTGAGGAACTCAACCGTGCACAGGGGGCGCAGCTGTGA
- a CDS encoding S1C family serine protease, translating into MSTEPDFELLDPDDDEQALDAYSKIVVRVAESVTPHVAAIEMTSTGRRGQIRRGSGSSVVFTGDGYMLTNAHVVAGIRSGRAVFADGRQTDVELVGADPLSDLAVVRGVKSTPPPAVLGNAETLKVGQLVVAVGNPLGLAGSVTAGVVSGLGRSIPVRAGEHQRVIEDVIQTDAALNPGNSGGALADTRGRIVGINTAVAGLGLGLAVPINTTTQRIIASLLRDGRVHRAYLGLVSTPIPLDASAVVRTGQKEGLRVVEVIPRSPAELSGLQPGDVVLRAQGRAVSSAESLQKLLFEEAIGQPFPLTVLREGKRVQVLAVPSEMVQP; encoded by the coding sequence ATGAGCACTGAGCCGGACTTCGAACTGCTAGACCCTGACGACGACGAGCAGGCCCTGGATGCGTACTCGAAGATCGTGGTCCGGGTTGCGGAATCCGTGACACCCCACGTTGCCGCCATCGAGATGACCAGCACCGGCCGGAGGGGGCAGATCCGCAGGGGCAGTGGCTCGTCCGTGGTCTTCACCGGCGATGGATACATGCTGACGAACGCCCACGTAGTGGCTGGTATCCGGTCCGGCCGGGCTGTGTTCGCCGATGGGAGGCAGACAGACGTGGAGTTGGTGGGCGCGGATCCTTTATCCGATCTCGCCGTGGTCCGTGGCGTGAAGTCCACGCCGCCCCCGGCAGTGCTGGGCAATGCCGAAACCCTGAAGGTGGGCCAGTTGGTGGTCGCCGTGGGTAACCCGTTGGGTCTGGCCGGCTCGGTGACTGCGGGCGTCGTCAGTGGTTTGGGCAGGTCCATTCCCGTCAGGGCGGGCGAACACCAGCGGGTCATCGAGGATGTTATCCAAACGGACGCTGCCCTGAATCCCGGGAATTCCGGCGGAGCGTTGGCCGATACCCGCGGGCGCATCGTGGGCATCAACACCGCGGTAGCAGGACTGGGTCTGGGTTTGGCAGTGCCCATCAACACCACCACCCAGCGCATTATCGCGTCCCTGCTGAGGGATGGCCGGGTGCACCGAGCGTATCTGGGTTTGGTGAGTACGCCAATCCCCCTGGATGCCAGCGCCGTTGTACGGACGGGGCAGAAGGAGGGCCTGCGGGTGGTAGAGGTGATTCCCCGGTCTCCAGCGGAGCTATCCGGGCTTCAACCAGGGGACGTTGTGCTCCGCGCCCAGGGGCGGGCCGTGTCCAGTGCCGAGAGCCTGCAGAAGTTATTGTTCGAGGAAGCCATAGGCCAGCCCTTCCCCTTGACCGTGCTGAGGGAGGGGAAACGAGTGCAGGTTCTTGCGGTTCCCTCAGAGATGGTCCAGCCGTGA
- the ftsX gene encoding permease-like cell division protein FtsX: protein MRLLFILGEIGSGLRRNLSMVISVVLVTFVSLTFVGAAGMLQMQINQMKGYWYDKVQVAVFLCNDGSTAVGCASGPATQEQQENLQAMLESPAVKQYINDFQFESQAEAYTHFKEQFSNSPIVDSVSEDQLPASFRINMKNPEKYQIISETFSSQPGVETVSDQRQVLERIFSWMNGASVAAMGVAVVMIFCAVLLITTTIRLSAFSRRRETGIMRLVGASKTVIQLPFILEGVIAAVVGAVLASVTLWLMAHFWLNGDLSTQFLNTPFISSTQVLVIAPVLIALGAGLAGISSLLTLRRYLKV, encoded by the coding sequence GTGAGGCTCCTGTTCATCCTGGGGGAAATCGGCAGTGGCCTGCGCCGGAACCTTTCCATGGTCATTTCAGTGGTCCTCGTGACGTTCGTTTCCTTGACGTTCGTAGGTGCCGCTGGAATGCTTCAGATGCAGATCAACCAGATGAAGGGCTACTGGTACGACAAAGTCCAGGTGGCTGTCTTCCTCTGCAATGACGGTTCGACGGCGGTGGGCTGCGCTTCGGGTCCCGCCACCCAGGAGCAGCAGGAGAACCTGCAGGCAATGCTTGAGTCGCCGGCGGTCAAGCAATACATCAACGATTTCCAGTTCGAATCCCAGGCTGAGGCCTACACGCACTTCAAGGAACAGTTCTCCAACTCACCGATTGTGGATTCGGTGTCCGAGGACCAGCTACCGGCCTCCTTCCGGATCAACATGAAGAACCCGGAAAAGTACCAGATCATCAGCGAGACGTTCTCCTCCCAGCCGGGAGTCGAGACGGTCAGCGACCAACGGCAGGTCCTGGAGCGCATCTTCTCCTGGATGAACGGAGCGTCGGTTGCTGCGATGGGTGTAGCCGTGGTCATGATCTTCTGTGCCGTGCTGCTCATCACCACCACCATCCGGCTTTCTGCCTTCAGCCGACGCCGGGAAACGGGCATCATGCGGCTCGTCGGTGCGTCCAAAACAGTCATCCAACTGCCGTTCATCCTTGAGGGTGTTATCGCTGCCGTTGTGGGGGCAGTGCTTGCCTCGGTCACGCTCTGGTTGATGGCGCACTTCTGGCTTAATGGTGATCTGTCGACACAGTTCCTCAACACCCCCTTTATTTCCTCCACCCAGGTGCTGGTGATCGCGCCCGTGCTGATTGCCCTGGGTGCGGGTCTGGCCGGGATATCCTCGCTCTTGACCCTCCGGCGATATTTGAAGGTCTAG
- a CDS encoding M23 family metallopeptidase: MTALDPISLRRRFASGNARIMGAVLAVGLAVSLLSGAPAAQADNLEDQQAALEAEAARVQASLEFVDANIAKAAGDLVIYQGRLPGAQQALLEAQGRVASAVKEVEALAARVELAQQNKAKITEQLESDKQKITDTKKLIGQIASQAYKSGGVPTNIALLFGSSESGNLTESMDLADQAMRSQNAAMTKLTQQNATNVNSQARLVAVEEEIQDLKAKADAALDREKSARDEAANKKAEVDKLIEDTTRLNGQLQAAKPGIEANLARVKAEQNTVAAEIVERDRKLREAWEAEQRRLAEEAAAAAAAAAAAQGRPAPPEQPYVPPAAGSPSAFGLRHPFASYVPITSGFGWRATPPGTIDFYGTGGYMHTGIDFGAACGTPVYAAAAGEVFNSGWNSADGGGWRVKLSHGVVQGNSLTTIYYHNSSIVVSNGQRVSAGQLIAYSGSTGNSTGCHAHFETWLNGSAVDPMNLL, from the coding sequence ATGACCGCGTTGGACCCGATCTCCCTGCGCCGGCGCTTCGCGTCGGGCAATGCTCGGATTATGGGTGCCGTGCTTGCTGTGGGTCTGGCTGTCAGCCTCCTGTCGGGCGCCCCTGCTGCCCAGGCCGACAACCTTGAAGACCAGCAGGCCGCACTTGAAGCTGAAGCCGCCAGGGTTCAGGCATCCCTGGAGTTCGTCGATGCCAACATCGCCAAAGCTGCCGGCGACCTGGTGATCTACCAGGGCCGACTTCCCGGTGCCCAGCAGGCGCTGCTCGAGGCGCAGGGCCGGGTGGCGAGTGCGGTCAAGGAAGTTGAGGCTTTGGCGGCAAGGGTTGAACTTGCCCAGCAAAACAAGGCCAAGATCACCGAGCAGTTGGAAAGTGATAAGCAGAAGATCACTGATACCAAGAAACTGATCGGTCAGATCGCCTCCCAGGCATACAAATCCGGTGGTGTCCCCACCAACATCGCTCTTCTGTTCGGGTCCAGTGAGTCCGGCAACCTGACAGAGTCCATGGACTTGGCCGACCAGGCCATGCGCAGCCAGAACGCCGCCATGACCAAGCTGACCCAGCAGAACGCCACGAACGTGAACTCCCAGGCAAGGCTGGTAGCCGTCGAGGAAGAGATACAGGACCTTAAAGCGAAAGCAGACGCTGCGCTTGACCGGGAGAAATCGGCACGGGACGAGGCTGCGAACAAGAAAGCCGAAGTCGACAAGCTCATCGAAGACACCACCCGTCTGAATGGGCAGCTTCAGGCCGCCAAACCGGGTATCGAAGCCAATCTGGCCCGGGTCAAGGCTGAGCAGAACACGGTGGCCGCCGAAATCGTAGAGCGCGACCGGAAACTCAGGGAAGCCTGGGAGGCCGAGCAGCGCCGCCTCGCTGAAGAGGCTGCCGCCGCAGCCGCAGCCGCAGCAGCGGCCCAGGGCCGGCCGGCCCCACCAGAGCAGCCGTATGTTCCGCCGGCAGCAGGTTCGCCGTCCGCCTTCGGACTGCGTCACCCCTTTGCCAGTTATGTTCCCATCACCTCCGGATTTGGCTGGCGCGCAACGCCCCCGGGGACCATCGACTTCTATGGTACGGGTGGCTACATGCACACCGGCATCGACTTCGGCGCGGCGTGTGGTACTCCGGTCTACGCGGCGGCTGCAGGGGAGGTCTTCAACTCGGGATGGAACTCAGCCGACGGCGGTGGATGGCGTGTGAAGCTGTCCCATGGCGTAGTCCAAGGAAATTCGCTGACCACCATCTACTACCACAACAGCAGCATTGTGGTGTCGAACGGCCAACGCGTCTCGGCCGGCCAACTCATCGCGTACTCGGGAAGCACCGGTAACTCGACCGGTTGCCACGCGCACTTCGAAACGTGGTTGAACGGTTCCGCTGTGGATCCCATGAACCTTCTCTAG
- the prfB gene encoding peptide chain release factor 2 codes for MAEIDFPAEIRALRATYSSIENVTDVDALKAEIAELSEQAGAPDLWDDPASAQVITSRLSHRQSEVERLSKLDSRIDDLEVLVELGQDEGDEDSMAEAAKELSSIRKALAELEITTLLAGEYDEREAVVTIRAGAGGVDAADFAEMLMRMYLRWAERHGYPTTVMDTSYAEEAGLKSATFEVKAPYAFGTLSVEAGTHRLVRISPFDNQGRRQTSFAAVEVIPLIEQTDSIEIPDNEIRVDVFRSSGPGGQSVNTTDSAVRLTHLPTGIVVSMQNEKSQLQNRAAAMRVLQSRLLLVKKEQQDAEKKALAGDVKASWGDQMRSYVLNPYQMVKDLRTEHEVGNTSAVLDGDIDDFIDAGIRWRTGNRNAAAS; via the coding sequence ATGGCTGAGATAGATTTTCCCGCAGAAATCCGCGCACTTCGCGCAACTTACAGCTCCATCGAGAACGTTACCGATGTTGATGCACTTAAGGCTGAGATCGCTGAACTGAGCGAGCAAGCCGGAGCCCCGGACCTTTGGGATGACCCGGCTTCTGCCCAGGTGATCACTTCGCGGTTGTCACACCGGCAGTCGGAAGTTGAGCGTCTTTCCAAGCTGGACTCCCGGATCGACGACCTTGAAGTCCTGGTGGAACTCGGCCAGGACGAGGGCGACGAAGACTCCATGGCGGAAGCTGCGAAGGAGTTGTCGTCCATTCGCAAGGCTCTGGCGGAACTCGAAATCACCACGCTGTTGGCAGGCGAGTACGACGAGCGCGAAGCCGTAGTTACCATCCGTGCGGGTGCCGGTGGAGTTGACGCGGCAGATTTCGCCGAGATGCTGATGCGGATGTACCTGCGCTGGGCAGAACGCCACGGGTACCCGACCACCGTAATGGATACGTCATATGCCGAGGAGGCGGGACTGAAATCCGCCACTTTCGAGGTCAAGGCGCCGTACGCGTTCGGCACGTTGAGCGTCGAAGCGGGGACCCACCGGTTGGTCCGCATCAGTCCCTTCGACAACCAAGGCCGCCGACAGACGTCCTTTGCGGCAGTGGAAGTTATTCCGTTGATCGAACAGACGGACTCCATCGAAATTCCGGATAACGAAATTCGCGTTGACGTCTTCCGATCCTCGGGCCCGGGAGGCCAGTCGGTCAACACCACCGACTCGGCAGTGCGGCTGACTCACCTTCCCACGGGCATTGTGGTCTCGATGCAGAACGAAAAGTCACAGCTTCAGAACCGTGCCGCTGCCATGCGGGTGCTTCAGTCCCGATTGCTGCTGGTCAAGAAGGAACAGCAGGACGCGGAGAAGAAGGCCCTGGCCGGAGACGTGAAGGCGTCCTGGGGCGACCAGATGCGCTCCTACGTGCTCAACCCCTACCAGATGGTCAAGGATCTGCGAACGGAACATGAAGTGGGCAATACCTCAGCAGTCCTGGACGGCGACATCGATGACTTCATTGACGCCGGCATCCGTTGGCGTACTGGCAACCGCAACGCGGCTGCCAGCTAA
- the smpB gene encoding SsrA-binding protein SmpB, whose amino-acid sequence MPKESGRKVVATNRKARHNYHVLDTYEAGIALMGTEVKSLREGHASMVDGFCTFYNDELWMEGIHIPEYHQGSWTNHAARRRRKLLLHRDELDKISQKIRESGFTVVPLQLYFLDGRAKVEIAIARGKKDYDKRQTLREQQDKRESLRELRERNRR is encoded by the coding sequence GTGCCCAAGGAAAGTGGCCGTAAGGTAGTGGCCACCAATCGGAAGGCCCGGCATAACTACCATGTCCTGGACACCTATGAGGCCGGCATTGCCCTCATGGGAACAGAAGTGAAGTCCCTCCGTGAGGGCCATGCCTCCATGGTGGACGGCTTCTGCACCTTCTACAACGACGAATTGTGGATGGAAGGTATCCATATCCCTGAGTATCACCAAGGGAGCTGGACCAACCATGCCGCGCGCCGGCGTCGTAAGCTCTTGCTTCATCGTGACGAACTGGACAAAATCTCGCAGAAGATCCGCGAGTCCGGCTTCACGGTGGTGCCGCTCCAGTTGTACTTCCTGGATGGCCGGGCCAAAGTTGAAATCGCCATTGCCCGAGGCAAGAAGGATTACGACAAGCGCCAAACGCTGCGTGAGCAGCAGGACAAGCGTGAATCGCTGCGTGAGTTGCGGGAACGCAACCGCCGGTAG
- a CDS encoding pilus assembly protein TadG-related protein, translating to MTTPLSGKTRDEGQIAVLIIGFVVLALLLATVVMAASAVYLEHKKLLSLADGAALAAADSFMVGDIGTGSRPGPSLVDERVRSGAASYLSGTGASSHHDRLALAAGTGSEPGGTAVVVLTAVAHPPVISFLLPDGILVEARSVARSTLTQ from the coding sequence GTGACTACGCCGCTCAGCGGCAAGACCCGCGACGAGGGCCAGATCGCCGTTCTCATTATTGGCTTCGTTGTGCTGGCGCTCCTTCTGGCAACAGTGGTCATGGCCGCCTCGGCGGTCTACCTGGAGCACAAGAAACTGTTGTCGCTGGCGGACGGAGCAGCGCTTGCCGCTGCCGACTCCTTCATGGTGGGGGATATAGGCACCGGGAGCCGCCCTGGGCCGTCGTTGGTGGATGAGCGCGTGCGGTCCGGGGCAGCCTCCTACCTCTCCGGCACTGGCGCCTCTTCCCATCATGATCGCCTTGCCCTGGCGGCGGGCACTGGCAGTGAACCCGGCGGCACAGCCGTGGTGGTCCTTACCGCGGTGGCCCATCCTCCGGTGATCAGCTTCCTCCTGCCGGACGGGATCCTGGTTGAGGCCCGATCGGTAGCCCGCTCAACGTTGACCCAGTAG